Sequence from the Platichthys flesus chromosome 2, fPlaFle2.1, whole genome shotgun sequence genome:
ATGGTGTTCAAATAGATGAGTGCAGACACAGAAGTCCCTCTGTAGGTACACATAAGTGACATGAATTTGAACCAAGAGTCCATGGTTACCAAGTGGCAATTTCCtgtgaaataatatttttaacAATAGTGAATATAGAGATTTATTAAATAGGAAACTGCTGACAGCCGAGGGGATTTAACAGGCGTGTCTTCCTGCTGTGGTTCTCTCAACTCAGGttcatttcacaaaaacatttctgttagGATAAGAAAAGGAGTTAGCCAggcagtggtggtggtgttgtaGCTTGACTTGGCTCGACTCTCTGTGCAACTCATGTGTGAACGAGTAGGAGTTtgcataaatacaaatttacctATGAAGATGAGCATAACGCCCACTAAGATTTGTAGGATGAGCGAGATGCTGATGAGAGTAATGAGGGGCACATAGAAGGTGAAGTCTGATCCTTGCTCCATCACCGCCTTCAGCTGGGAGGCGTTAGCCATGAGCAGAGCCACGTCCAGCATGCTCTCTGCCGCACTCTTCTTATTGGCATAGTGGTTCATGTTCAGGGGTCCCTGGTCCCTCCTCAGTCGGCCTCGCAGCggcacctggacacacacacaagccctgACGTCAGTATGACAGAGGGAGACGGAATATTATCTAACCGAGGGTTTAATACTTCATTTTCAGGGCGGTCAGAGGAGGATTTCAGATTTATATCCAAAATTATTTTATGTCAGATACGGATAACGAAAGATTTTGTAAATTGTCCTCAagttgttaaatattttattcaaaaacTCAACAGCCCTCCTCTAACACAATACGTGTCCGGTGGGGAGGAAACTAAACTTTTAGTCTGTTATTATGTCCTGAAACTTAGATAAACATGGTGCTTAGGAACGTAActgtggagaaaatgaatggCTGGTACTTCACTGCTGTCAACATATTGGATTTCCTGGAAAAAAGGGACTGGAAAGTATGATGTCGCCTACTCAAGAAATTCATGCTGCAGTTTGATTTGctccttatatatatatatatgattaagACACAACTTAATGTTAACAAAACTTAGTGTTAAACAGAACTtagtgttaaaataaaaatccttaagaattcaatagggcctcccaccgatttcggtgctcgggccctaaataacTCCAAACTATGCAATCATGGAATCTTTTTCTCTAGCAGATGATAATGGAAGTGAAAGTATCTGAAGTGGCTTAATTCAAACATGCCATTGAGTTCCATCAGGTTCTGTCTTACTCGGTAACACACAAGGAGGCTGAACTGGCATCCACCCACATACTGTGgaaaagtgaagtgaaaacacaaactacaaaaacaaagtaCGTGATGCATCTGCAGGACACGCCTATCGCAATAATGAAACTCATTCAATCCCTGATGTTACTACATTATCATACCAAATTCAACAAATGCGCAGAATTTCATGTTCCACCTTCACTCAGATGAACTGACTGATGTCAAAGAGTTTTCTATCCCTTTGGTTGAACGACAAAGAAAGTGGTAAAAAGTTCAGTTAAACACTACAGAAATAACACTTTAGAGCCCGGGGTCAATGCTGGCCCCTAGTTTCTGTCTATTATGAGCTAAGTGCGGGGTTCAGTGTTTCGTCTGGGTGCAGTGGAGTTAAGAAGTCCAACAATGTCACCCTTGTGCACAGGTTGGAAACATCACACACTGAGGTTCAACACCGCATTCCTCAAGATCTGCCAGGCCACAGAGGAAACAGGTCGTGCTCCTGTGGTCGACCAGCAGATGAGAGAGAGTCACTTTCTGTTGTCCTCTCTCAATTcatgaacagcagcagcttcttcttcagcttTTGTAATCCTCTTCTTTCCATTTACAGCTCAATAAGAGGGGCTTTCTCAAGTCCACTGGGAAAtgatgtcatttttattttcaaaataaatttgactttatattattattgtctttAACTAAACATTTTTACCATACCATTACTACATACCTTCTGTATACCtcattctgtatgtttacttttttattcattaacaTTTGTGctgtacaaatatatatacagcatGTTaagcacatatatatatatatattcacactaATCAACTTGAAATCAACTTGATTAACAGTTATTATTATGACGAGAAAACTTGTTAAGCATTAAAGCATTTGCATAATTATTTTAGAACGTTATAGTTCCGTTAACCCTGATGTCGTGAGATCTTCAATTGTTTACTATTGTTCGATATTACGAATTACGATTGTTTTAGTTATGTCTGATCTCCTTTTTTTGGGTGTGAACAAGTTAACATGGCACAGTTGAAACTCACGGTGGTCACAGCGTGTCTCGGATGTGGGTCACACGCCGGCACAATGATCGTacccccccccctgtcattATGTGTAAACTGAGCCTTTCTCACGGagcaaactcacaaacacacacactttgtcaatGAGTGGGCTCGTGTTGAAATGAGCCTGGATTATTGGAGCTGTAATCCCGACGCTCCGCTGCTGCAGCTAACCGGTCCCTTTGGCTTCATGTTGTATTGTTGCGGTGGCTCGCACGCAACCTGGAGGAGTCTGAATGgatggtgggtgggtggggagAATAAAGGCGAACGCATTTCCCTGTGAAACCTCTGGAGCTGCTCCGATGAGGGAACCCATCCTGCTGGGGATCAGCCTCGGTTACTCGCGAAGGTTTAAAAAAACGATACAGAACAAGCAGCGCCTCCGTCCTCTTACCTCAGCCTCTCCGTTTGGATCAGCATCCCCGTTCATTTCCAAATTCTCCGAGGCCATCTTGTGAGAGGAAGGGAGCCGTGTGTCCAGCTAAAACGGTTTGTCATGTATCGCGTGGGAAAGTCGGCGGCCCGGTCTCCAGTAGAGTGTGTTTATAAAGCTGTGACgacgggagggaggggggggggggggtatttgcAGACTACCGCCCCTCTAACATGGGGCTGGACTTTGTCCACAGGGAAGTCATATCACCGACTCACCGCTGAGGAAACTGTggctgcttgtgtgtctgtggggctGAGACCGTCATGACACTCATGTAAATGACCTGACTTCGTTTTCCTTGGGACTGCAGCGGGGACTGACAGCCTGTAATATGACTCCCATGCTTGGTAAGGCGGTATTACACGCCAGAGAGGGAACCACAACAAGTGCAACACCCTGTGGTTTGTTATACTTCAATCCAACTTTTTGTTCAAGGATATACATCACGAAAAACAAATCCGAGATTTTAAAGGTCTTCAAATGACAGTTTGACCCAGAGCCCCTCTGTAACACACCAGTTCATTTTCtggtctttctcttttttttatgtatcttACCTTCCGCAGTTTGGGCCTCAGGAAAGTTGCACTTTTTAATAATTCAGTTTTGACTGTGGCTTATATCaaaatggacgacatgtctgctcctcaaaagtgaagccatcCCTCACATGTGAACTGCAGCAGTGCACGGTGCTCAACGGCCTGTAAAGTCTAACTTGGCTCTTTAGTGACACCAAGCTTGTTAACTTGGTATTACATGTATTATTTGCTCAACATGCTCAGTGTAACACCCTTTGGTTTATCATTGTTTAATTAAACCATTGTGTTAAAGGATTTGCGAAACATAAGGAAAACATAACACAACTATTACAGCAccaacaaggcccaacagccccctAAGCGTCTACCAATCTGCCCTTactgtcacacactcatagatatcaggggatatatatatatatatatatatattataccaAAAGATTTACATGGACCCAGAGCCCTTCTGTATGACATCAATCCAGTTTCTGATTGTGTTTTGTATAAATCTCTTACCTCTGCAGGTTTAGGCCTGAGTGCAGCAGCACATACTCCCTACTAAAACTAAAGTCAGAGTAAACATTAGATAATTAAATCCCAAAGATAGTTTGTAATTGTAGTTAGTTCGTATCACACTGATTTTTATGAGTAAGTTTCTGATACGTTTGTTTTTTATTCGTTATTTGATActataaaaacaaggtgaaacatAACTCAATACTGCGGCTCCATCCCTCACTTGGCATTGTGCAGACTGTGGCTCCAAATGCACCCGATGGCAGCCTTCGAATCCAGGACACTtgagcttcatttctggatagtccGAGAAATTGCAGACactttgtccatctttaaaaacattggATGCTTTTGACCAACCCCAAAATAAATTTAATGTAACAGAACAAAGTAAAGAgctaaaagattttttttattttaaaaacctaCAAGTCAAActaatatttttcataaaataatctGGGTCCTTAGCAGCATCCAGTCATCATATTTGATTAAGTTGAACAGTAGCTCTATCTTGACACAGCTTGGACCTTTACCCACTGGAACACATATGACTATATGGGACCATTAAATGAGAGCTATTTAATGGGATGGCCACCCACCACTTTAATGGTCACATTCACAGTGTCCTTTTGAAAACTGACCCTCCGGGTCTGATCCCACCCACTAACTGCTTCCTATTATTCTCATGTTTTCCCTGGAGATCTGGGCAGGTTTCTTCTTCAGGGCTGATCCAATAAAATGTATAACGGCCCCCTCAGGTTCAACCTTGAGGAAAGAAAGAATTTCAAGGTTTTCTCGACCTTATATTGCGTTACACTCTCttcaaatgaaaagatgatGAGCAAGCCAAAAGACATGCCCTTGTTGCTCCACCCCTGACCTTTGCATTATTTACAGTtctaaaaaaagacattttatttatttaatgcatTTACTTTGTGCATATTAAATGCACTGAACAAATCATGCAGGAACTAAGGATAAACCGTGTTTCTTTATACACTGCTGCAATGTATAACAAAGACCAAAACACTTTTCTTCACTGAGTCGTGTCAGGGGAAATAATATAATGGTATAGGAATTGGAGAATATCATTTCATTATGACACACTATATTTTCTGTCAATTAAAGCTTTAGTGTTAACTGTACaacaaataacaataacagtgtGCATTGATGCAAAAGACCATTGAAACAGTAGAGACTGGGCCCCTGATCAGGTTTGGAAACAATCTTACAATCATTGTGGAAGAATTACAAATCCCCCTTCCCACGCCCAGCCTTTCACCGTAGGGTCCTTATGGCAGAACATTCACATCCATGCGGTCCACTTTATTTTATCCAGTAGCCCATATATGTTTCCAAGAACCTTTGGTCCGCCTTAACACGCATCCTCCCACTGGAGTTTTGGCACGTCACGGTGAGGGCGGAGGTGGTGAGGTCCACACGGCGGCGCACATGGGGGAAGCTGATGAGGGTGTCATCCAGGAACCAGCCGACTTATTGGACAGGCCTGCGTGTTGCTGCTAAGGGCGTGGGCGGTCAAATATCCCACTTTCCTGATTTTTTCTTAACCAAGACATCAGCATCCGCATGAGCCGTACATGAGCAGAGAGATGCGCCGATGATGTGAGACGCCTCCTCCGACCTGAGGGAAACCGTGGCGCAGTGAGCGTAATCTGATAAGCGCCCGGGTCCATCCTGCACAGGACAGCACTCAACTGCACGGATACAAGAGGAACCGCTACGTGCGGCTAGTTGGAGGAACAATGCAGAGATGCTGAGGTCACACTTCACGGAGGCGATTCAGGGTTTCGCCCGGAACACCTGCCTCGTTTGCACCAGCCAGAGATTCCGGGTCGATGAGCGCGCACAGGGGATGACAGCTGCGCACTTGGCCGTCCCGTGATGTGTCTTTGGAGGGATTAATGCGTCCTGGCCTGTCCGCGGTGAGGCCAGGGATCTGTCTGCTGAACCGATCGCATGTTTTTAAAGGAGAGGGGGAATTATGCAATGTGGAGGAAACACATCCATAGGTTAAACTGCCCACTACCACAGGCTCAACTTGGACAGCGCTGTGCAGGACTGCAGCAGTGAGGTGGCAGCGAGGAGGTGGCGCGCATCCTCCTCCGAGCTGGAAACATTTATTCGGGATGTTTTTTGTGCAGAACAAATTCAAGACGTAAGGCCACAACACCGTGCGCCGGCGAACTGCGTCACTGCATGCGAGTGTTGCAGGAAGCCAGTAAACTCCCCCTGCGCCGCCGGGAGGCAGAGGAGCATGCCATTCACCCCCCTCCCTGTCGCCGGTAAGTGTCTCACTAGTTACCGGGCATGGATCCGCCGGATGACTCAAGTAGAGATCCGCCCCTGGGCTCCACATACTCCTCAGCACCAAATCTAGACTCGGACATAAACGCAAATGCCTGCAGGCCTGTCTATGAGAACGGGACGGACCACAATGTCAACATCCAGAGCGCAGCCCTGCGGGGAGCCAGCGACCCCAGCGCGTACCCCTCCACGGACTACCTTGGGCTCATCCGCCAGAGGTTCATCCGCAGGAGTCTGTGGGTGTCGGACACCGAGGAGCAGCAGCCGGTGGTGGACACGCCGGAGTGTGTCGACAGCAGCCCGGTGCTCAGCATCGACCTGCGCACCATCGTGGATCGGAGTAGGACCCGGGTCCTCCAAGGGACCCACCTGGGGCTCGGGGAGACGTCCAGCACGGAGAGCCAGGCGGGGCTGAAGGAGAACACCACGGAGAGCGTGAGCGCGGACGAGGGGAAGGGGGAGGGCAGCGAACCCGAGCCCAAGGCCGAGGTGGTCGTGGTCGTGCCCCCCGACGTCACAGGTAAAGCGGGAAGTGATGAGAACGAAGAGGAGCCAGGGATGAAGGCCTTGTCCACCTCACCTGGGGGCCGCTTCCTCAAGTTTGACATTGAGCTGGGCAGAGGGTCCTTCAAGACCGTCTACAAGGGTCTGGACACCGACACCTGGGTGGAGGTGGCCTGGTGTGAACTCCAGGTGGGTTCACTGACCAGTCATGGTCATTTTCCCTCATCTGACATCATCCTGTCATTATAGGGATCCATTCATTGTTTGATTGGCTGTATATTTAAAAGGCACATACTCTAAAAGGTCCTTAATGAATGTGCTGGTTCCATGGGGTCAGAAGAGGGGCCTTTGTGGAGGGGTAGAAGTTCCCTGAACTATTTAAATCCACTCTATCTGAAGACAAACAGtgacaaaataacaatgaagTAAATTTCCAGTCTGAGCAGATAATGGCCTTATTTAACATCTTCTCAGGTCAGGGTCTGGATCGTTGTCGGCTTATTCACAGCCtcttgtcttcctcctcataAATTCCGGGGAAGTCATTCTGAGATAATATACAAGAACTATCTCACCTTTCTAGAAGATGACATAATTAACCACTACAGCCAcaggtatttgtgtttgttatccCAGAAATCCTAGTTCAGAGTACGACTGCACTGCAGATAGAAGAGGGTTTGTTAATCTCACATCTAGCTTTTAACTTGTCAGTTTTCACCATCTCATAATTCTTATAGCTTGGATGTCGCCATCATGTAGTTTTGAGTCATCTAGATTTAGAGCTGAAAATAATACCTTCTCAAAAATAACCAGGAGAGATGATGAGGCATTCAGGTACAAAATGGACTATATCCATTTGTTTGCAAAGACCTGACAAAGCCTCACTTGACCTCCTCTTGAATACATTCTGCTCCTTATCCACAATGTCAGCCGAAGAAGATGACACAACTTATTATACAGAAAACACCTCTACCATCATGACAGCGACAGCTTGCTGTGTCACTAATCTGTGTATGTGGTAATCTAATGATCAGTTTAGATACTATAACAGATTAGCCTGCATGGAGGCGGACATGCAGACAGTGGTTGCCCTTTCACGACTCAAAATGTGCCACGCTCTTGCAGTCAGGCCAGAGCACTTTACACTGTGGGGAGTTCAAACAAAATGAGGTGttattctgctgcagaaatgGCGACCTTTTCCTAGTGTTCTCCAGCACGGTCACTGTGGACACATTCATATAGCTTCAGTTTCAACAAGACCAGCCTCTCTGTCTGGTTCTGATACATGAGACATGATACTTTCTTCACTTAAGTGGTGACTGGTTGTAGCAGCCACTATTTGAACACATCACGCATAAATCAGCTATAACTTCATTACTCTGTTATAacaattttactttcttttattaTACATTTCTGACATGTTCATTATTCTGCCCTAAGTATATATAACTCAGTAAGCTACATGTTTTACCCTGCAAATCATCTTTATAAACTTTCATAccctgattgtttttttgttcgaGACAATGCACTGGATTATACCTTTATATTGGTGTTTAGACGTATTGGAGTCAAACACAGAAATCGAACCGACTCAGGCTGAATCAGCACCATAGCATCATTTCAACAACCTTTAATTTACCATTAATTACCACACTAACGATTAATGTTTCTGTGGCACGGCCTGCAGTGTAATTTGTT
This genomic interval carries:
- the ninj1 gene encoding ninjurin-1 — its product is MASENLEMNGDADPNGEAEVPLRGRLRRDQGPLNMNHYANKKSAAESMLDVALLMANASQLKAVMEQGSDFTFYVPLITLISISLILQILVGVMLIFIVKWNLNDPSMHYKLNIMENMATAFVFIIVVVNVFVTAFGVQRPNAS